Proteins from a single region of Paenibacillus sp. BIHB 4019:
- a CDS encoding alpha/beta fold hydrolase, with product MAHLFVTGGTGFIGQRLIQTLAQTKQHITVLVRSLNRYEQLLDKLNLQHNEYIKPVCGDLTRPLLGLNEEDLARVKTAEVIIHAGGPMDIRLSDEQAKQVFLQASQHMADIASLIHAETTLRHFIHLVGFKSPFRNEDLSQKEQAIASLNHEPPYEQAKFLADLHMREQSAKQGYPLSVVHPGVVIGDSATGETEQLGGLGLLVDAARRKLMALVPGGEKYWLPLFHLDHAAAFIAALAQEKHPISQTYYLLQAKEDSPNMKQLITTMAEELRVAKPIGSLPLGFLSKALGSPLGSKLGIPQESLGFVVDDSYSLDSARHIQQKYALDYRVTPSALRHTITDLDFRLSHSVTAHKGYRQSKLGNMTALHNNNNNNNNSGNPIIFIPGTFSGADCLIPLANHFQNAHVWLPDLPGLGRSPYHHKSQVMDGHVESFIEAIEAMDTPVTLIGHSYGALLAAKIMERLPDRVEALGLLQPVFHPAPSMYKQRWLTEMALSRMSEAALVKSLIKQSCFESEAQIPAEYIRYVQEELRSPRVRKTLAGLLRELTLPQSFQLSPSQWDEKKVFILWGEQERNYELPDRYRHLQMELLPYGHHFPISHPEQTAQLLQQRFGY from the coding sequence ATGGCACATTTATTCGTTACGGGCGGTACAGGATTTATTGGACAACGATTGATACAGACCCTTGCACAAACCAAACAGCACATAACCGTTCTCGTTCGTTCTTTAAACAGATATGAGCAGCTTTTGGACAAGCTGAACCTTCAGCATAACGAGTACATCAAACCGGTATGCGGTGATTTGACGCGGCCTTTGTTGGGTTTGAATGAAGAGGATTTGGCGCGAGTGAAAACGGCAGAAGTCATTATTCATGCGGGAGGCCCTATGGATATCAGGCTGAGCGACGAGCAGGCAAAGCAGGTGTTTTTACAAGCCTCGCAGCATATGGCAGATATAGCCTCACTTATTCATGCGGAGACGACGCTGCGCCATTTTATCCATTTGGTCGGCTTTAAAAGCCCCTTCCGCAATGAGGATCTATCGCAAAAAGAGCAGGCTATTGCGTCTCTCAACCATGAGCCGCCATACGAACAGGCCAAGTTCCTCGCCGACCTGCACATGCGGGAGCAAAGCGCAAAGCAAGGCTACCCCCTGTCCGTCGTTCACCCCGGCGTCGTCATTGGCGATTCCGCAACAGGAGAGACGGAGCAGCTCGGCGGTCTGGGCCTGTTAGTTGATGCTGCACGCCGAAAGTTGATGGCGCTTGTGCCGGGAGGCGAGAAATATTGGCTGCCCCTGTTCCATCTTGATCACGCCGCAGCCTTTATCGCCGCGCTTGCCCAAGAAAAGCATCCCATCAGCCAAACGTATTATTTGCTGCAAGCAAAGGAAGACAGCCCTAATATGAAGCAGCTTATTACAACGATGGCAGAGGAGCTTCGCGTAGCAAAACCCATTGGTTCTCTGCCGCTTGGCTTCCTATCCAAGGCGCTTGGAAGCCCGCTGGGCAGCAAGCTAGGCATTCCCCAAGAATCGCTGGGCTTTGTCGTAGACGATTCTTATTCGCTCGATTCAGCCCGACATATCCAACAAAAATATGCGCTGGACTACAGGGTAACGCCGTCCGCTCTGCGCCATACGATCACTGACCTCGATTTTCGCCTCTCGCATTCAGTGACAGCACATAAAGGCTACAGGCAGAGCAAGTTAGGCAATATGACTGCACTGCACAATAACAATAACAATAACAATAACAGCGGAAATCCGATTATTTTCATACCTGGCACCTTTAGCGGAGCGGATTGCCTAATTCCTCTGGCTAATCATTTTCAGAATGCCCATGTATGGCTCCCCGATCTCCCCGGGTTGGGCAGAAGCCCTTATCATCATAAGTCCCAGGTAATGGACGGCCATGTGGAGAGCTTTATAGAAGCCATCGAAGCAATGGATACTCCCGTCACCTTAATCGGGCATTCTTACGGAGCGCTCCTTGCTGCCAAAATCATGGAGCGTCTGCCGGATCGAGTTGAAGCGCTCGGACTGCTGCAGCCCGTCTTCCATCCGGCACCGTCCATGTATAAACAGCGCTGGCTTACAGAAATGGCGCTCTCGCGCATGAGTGAGGCTGCGCTAGTGAAGTCGCTGATCAAGCAAAGCTGCTTCGAATCAGAGGCACAAATTCCAGCTGAATATATCCGCTATGTGCAGGAAGAGCTGCGCTCCCCGCGAGTAAGAAAGACGCTTGCCGGGCTGCTGCGCGAGCTGACCCTTCCGCAAAGCTTTCAGCTTTCGCCAAGCCAGTGGGACGAGAAGAAGGTTTTTATTTTATGGGGAGAGCAGGAGCGGAACTATGAGCTGCCTGATCGCTACCGCCATTTGCAGATGGAACTCCTTCCTTATGGGCATCATTTCCCGATCTCCCATCCGGAGCAGACCGCCCAGTTGCTGCAGCAAAGGTTCGGATATTAA
- a CDS encoding asparaginase — protein MMLSIKRMTVFSLSAIIALVTFISPVGAAEAAIQAIAFPEVPASFQKSKLPNILVIGTGGTIAGQSTDETSFQTYRAGTLLIKDMVKSLPNLDKMADVETVQFGNKGSSAYLMDDLASLSMTVDAALKKYDGVVVTTGTDTMEEIGYFLDLTVRSSKPVVITGSMRPWTVIGSDAPANLFNAIKLAASGKTKKFGTVLMLNDEIHAVREVTKTNALRLDTFESPGFGPLGYIDESIIQIYRVPTRALKTDAEWVTPFDLSKLPKAGFSKVEIAYSYQGAGGEAIKGFVDGGAKGIVTAGTGAGGISAAMREERTKAIEKGVVFVTTTRTGSGNIYGGSDGILAGDNLNASHARILLMLTLTYTSDFPTMQKWFTTYGALEVPENTTVKAAA, from the coding sequence ATGATGCTGTCTATTAAAAGGATGACTGTTTTTTCGCTTTCTGCCATTATCGCACTCGTAACATTTATTTCTCCTGTAGGAGCCGCTGAGGCTGCTATCCAGGCAATTGCTTTCCCTGAGGTGCCTGCTTCCTTCCAGAAATCGAAGCTCCCTAACATTCTGGTTATTGGTACAGGCGGCACGATTGCTGGACAATCAACGGATGAGACAAGCTTTCAAACGTACCGTGCGGGTACGCTTTTAATTAAAGATATGGTGAAGAGCCTGCCGAATCTGGATAAGATGGCGGACGTTGAGACTGTGCAATTTGGCAACAAAGGCTCATCGGCTTATCTGATGGACGACTTGGCAAGCCTGTCGATGACAGTGGATGCAGCGTTGAAGAAATATGACGGTGTAGTCGTTACGACGGGTACAGATACGATGGAGGAGATCGGTTATTTCCTCGATCTTACGGTTCGCAGCTCGAAGCCGGTTGTTATTACAGGCTCTATGCGTCCATGGACAGTAATCGGAAGCGATGCTCCGGCGAACTTGTTTAATGCGATCAAGCTGGCAGCAAGCGGCAAGACGAAGAAATTCGGCACCGTGCTCATGCTGAATGATGAGATTCATGCTGTGCGCGAAGTGACGAAAACAAACGCGCTGCGTCTTGATACATTCGAGTCGCCAGGATTTGGCCCGCTGGGCTACATTGATGAATCAATTATTCAAATTTACCGCGTGCCGACAAGAGCGCTGAAAACCGATGCAGAGTGGGTGACGCCGTTTGATCTGTCCAAGCTGCCGAAGGCCGGCTTCTCGAAGGTTGAAATTGCTTATTCGTATCAAGGAGCTGGCGGCGAGGCGATTAAAGGCTTCGTAGACGGCGGGGCAAAAGGGATTGTAACAGCGGGTACAGGAGCTGGCGGCATTTCCGCTGCAATGAGAGAAGAGCGTACGAAGGCGATTGAGAAGGGCGTTGTTTTTGTAACAACGACAAGAACCGGATCGGGCAACATTTACGGCGGCAGCGATGGGATTTTGGCAGGGGATAATTTGAATGCGTCTCACGCTCGTATTCTGCTTATGCTGACTCTGACTTACACAAGCGATTTCCCAACTATGCAAAAATGGTTCACTACTTACGGAGCGCTGGAAGTGCCGGAAAATACTACGGTGAAAGCTGCTGCATAA
- a CDS encoding asparaginase: MMLSIKRMTVFSLSAIVALVTFISPAGAAEAAIQAIAFPEVPASFQKSKLPNILVIGTGGTIAGQSTDETSFQTYRAGTLLIKDMVKSLPNLDKMADVETVQFGNKDSSAYLMDDLASLSMTVDAALKKYDGVVVTTGTDTMEEIGYFLDLTVRSSKPVVITGSMRPWTVIGSDAPANLFNAIKLAASGKTEKFGTVLMLNDEIHAVREVTKANAMRLDTFESPGFGPLGYIDESIIQIYRVPTRALKTDAEWVTPFDLSKLPKAGFSKVEIAYSYQGAGGEAIKGFVDGGAKGIVTAGTGAGGISAAMREERTKAIEKGVVFVTTTRTGSGNIYGGSDGILAGDNLNAAHARILLMLTLTYTSDFPTMQKWFATYGALEVPENTTVKAAA; this comes from the coding sequence ATGATGCTATCTATTAAAAGGATGACTGTTTTTTCGCTTTCTGCCATTGTTGCACTCGTAACATTCATTTCTCCAGCAGGGGCCGCTGAGGCTGCTATTCAGGCAATTGCTTTCCCTGAGGTGCCTGCTTCCTTTCAAAAATCGAAGCTCCCTAACATTCTGGTTATTGGTACAGGCGGCACGATTGCTGGACAATCAACGGATGAGACAAGCTTTCAAACGTACCGTGCGGGTACGCTGTTAATTAAAGACATGGTGAAAAGCCTGCCGAATCTGGATAAGATGGCAGACGTTGAGACTGTGCAGTTTGGCAACAAAGACTCATCGGCTTATCTGATGGATGACTTGGCAAGCCTGTCGATGACAGTGGATGCAGCGTTGAAGAAATATGACGGTGTAGTCGTTACGACAGGTACAGATACGATGGAGGAAATCGGTTATTTCCTCGATCTTACAGTTCGCAGCTCGAAGCCGGTTGTCATTACAGGCTCTATGCGTCCATGGACAGTAATCGGAAGCGATGCTCCAGCGAACCTGTTTAATGCGATCAAGCTGGCAGCAAGCGGCAAGACGGAGAAATTCGGCACCGTGCTCATGCTGAATGATGAGATTCATGCTGTGCGCGAAGTGACGAAAGCAAATGCAATGCGTCTCGACACATTTGAATCGCCAGGATTTGGCCCGCTGGGCTACATTGATGAATCAATTATTCAAATTTACCGCGTGCCGACAAGAGCGCTGAAAACCGATGCAGAGTGGGTGACGCCGTTTGATCTGTCCAAGCTGCCGAAGGCCGGCTTCTCGAAGGTTGAAATTGCTTATTCGTATCAAGGAGCTGGCGGCGAGGCGATTAAAGGCTTCGTAGACGGCGGGGCAAAAGGGATTGTTACAGCGGGTACAGGAGCTGGCGGTATTTCCGCTGCAATGAGAGAAGAGCGTACGAAGGCGATTGAGAAGGGCGTTGTTTTTGTAACAACGACAAGAACCGGATCGGGCAATATTTACGGCGGCAGCGATGGGATTTTGGCAGGGGATAATTTGAATGCGGCTCACGCTCGTATTCTGCTTATGCTGACTCTGACTTACACAAGCGATTTCCCGACTATGCAAAAATGGTTCGCTACTTACGGAGCGCTGGAAGTGCCGGAAAATACTACGGTGAAAGCTGCTGCATAA
- the urtD gene encoding urea ABC transporter ATP-binding protein UrtD, with protein MSQPLSILQCNDVTVEFDGFKAIQGMSLTLAKGELRFLIGPNGAGKTTMLDVICGKVRPSKGQVTFNGDIDITRKKEHQIAELGIGRKFQAPSIFPSMTVLENLEIALRQRRGVFATLFARLQAEEQKRMKRQLEMIGLADQEDSRAGGLSHGEKQWLEIGMMLLQEPDILLLDEPVAGMTDKETDKTGELLQEIARERSIVVVEHDMEFVRSFASKVTVMHEGKLLKEGTMEDVQRDVRVAEVYLGKRRDADVSRSTA; from the coding sequence ATGAGCCAACCATTGAGTATCCTGCAGTGTAATGATGTGACGGTAGAGTTTGACGGTTTTAAAGCCATCCAGGGCATGAGTCTTACCTTGGCAAAAGGAGAGCTGCGCTTCCTGATCGGCCCGAACGGCGCGGGCAAAACGACGATGCTCGATGTGATCTGCGGCAAGGTGCGGCCATCAAAGGGGCAGGTCACATTTAATGGCGATATCGACATTACGCGAAAAAAAGAGCATCAAATTGCGGAACTGGGCATCGGCCGCAAATTTCAGGCCCCATCTATTTTCCCCTCTATGACGGTGCTGGAAAATCTGGAGATCGCGCTGCGCCAGCGGCGCGGGGTGTTCGCTACTCTGTTTGCGAGGCTTCAGGCGGAGGAGCAGAAACGGATGAAGCGGCAGCTGGAGATGATCGGGCTGGCAGATCAAGAAGATAGCCGTGCTGGCGGGCTGTCGCATGGCGAGAAGCAGTGGCTGGAAATCGGCATGATGCTGCTGCAGGAGCCGGATATTTTGCTGCTCGACGAGCCGGTGGCCGGTATGACCGATAAGGAGACGGATAAGACGGGGGAGCTGCTTCAGGAAATTGCGCGTGAACGCTCCATCGTTGTCGTTGAGCATGATATGGAATTTGTGCGCAGCTTTGCAAGCAAGGTGACTGTTATGCACGAGGGCAAGCTGCTCAAGGAAGGCACGATGGAGGATGTGCAGCGGGATGTCCGGGTTGCGGAGGTGTACTTGGGAAAAAGGCGGGATGCGGATGTTAGCCGTTCAACAGCTTGA
- a CDS encoding iron chelate uptake ABC transporter family permease subunit — MTTRTKTNPLFVTALFILGPILVIACFAWFLNTGFIGVGLSDFAKALIHKEWDSKAFMIMSEFRLPSAVALTLAGAGLAASAAILQGLMRNRLAAPTAFGLTEMSSLVLFLAWPFIWSEENPSSIPILSAALCIAGCLAGCMIMYVFVRLLKIPLSSMQLIFAGAFLGTAAHFTILLVRLYANDRYDLSAALTAVSGVYMTGKGSYALASLIIAALVAAVGLSFFISKHFYGVRPAGAVVYGLSAAVVIFMTGLSVWLVGPVACIGLIASALLRKWCGNDYRIIIPGSAIIGAIALLLISILSKSVSPLGDIPIAHTSNAIAIPLFIIILWRHYRKAETQDIDRV, encoded by the coding sequence ATGACCACACGTACAAAAACGAATCCTTTATTTGTAACTGCCTTGTTTATTTTAGGGCCTATTTTGGTAATTGCTTGTTTTGCCTGGTTTTTGAATACAGGCTTTATCGGTGTAGGCCTCAGCGATTTTGCCAAAGCTCTCATACACAAAGAATGGGATTCAAAAGCATTTATGATAATGAGCGAATTTCGGCTTCCAAGCGCAGTAGCCCTGACCTTGGCAGGGGCCGGCCTCGCCGCCTCGGCAGCTATTCTGCAAGGGCTCATGCGCAATCGCTTGGCTGCGCCTACGGCTTTTGGGTTGACCGAAATGTCGAGTCTTGTCCTATTTTTAGCTTGGCCGTTTATTTGGAGTGAAGAAAATCCTTCTTCTATACCCATTCTCTCAGCCGCACTCTGTATCGCCGGCTGTCTGGCAGGATGCATGATAATGTATGTATTCGTACGCCTCCTTAAAATCCCATTATCCTCCATGCAGCTTATATTTGCTGGAGCTTTTCTTGGGACAGCCGCCCATTTCACTATATTGCTTGTTCGTCTTTACGCCAATGACCGTTACGATCTCAGCGCAGCTTTGACAGCAGTAAGCGGCGTATACATGACAGGGAAAGGCTCTTATGCCTTAGCTTCCCTCATTATTGCCGCCTTGGTCGCTGCTGTAGGGTTATCCTTCTTTATTTCTAAGCATTTTTATGGAGTGAGGCCAGCCGGAGCTGTTGTATATGGCTTATCCGCCGCAGTCGTTATTTTTATGACGGGCCTTTCTGTTTGGCTGGTTGGCCCAGTAGCCTGCATAGGCTTAATAGCATCTGCTTTGCTCAGAAAATGGTGCGGCAATGATTACCGCATCATTATTCCAGGCTCGGCCATCATTGGAGCGATTGCATTACTACTCATAAGCATTTTAAGCAAATCCGTATCGCCCCTTGGAGATATCCCGATTGCCCACACAAGCAATGCCATTGCGATTCCATTATTTATCATTATATTATGGAGGCATTATCGCAAGGCGGAGACACAGGACATAGACAGGGTATAG
- the urtE gene encoding urea ABC transporter ATP-binding subunit UrtE, whose amino-acid sequence MLAVQQLEAGYGESIILRDVSLKVEAGEVVCLLGRNGVGKTTLMKSIMGLLKARHGTVAYNGVDLTKRAPGRRAKRGMGYVPQGREIFGQLTVYENILIGLEAAPRERRGRGQANMIPPDAIAKFPVLPEMYARRGGDLSGGQQQQLAFARALASQPSLLLLDEPCEGIQPSIVDDIREVIRSIKADGQTAILLIEQSLDFVKSVGDYFYILEKGAIAWEGTLAQLSDDVIKKYLTV is encoded by the coding sequence ATGTTAGCCGTTCAACAGCTTGAGGCGGGTTATGGAGAAAGCATTATTTTGCGCGATGTATCGTTAAAGGTGGAGGCTGGCGAGGTTGTGTGCCTGCTCGGGCGTAACGGCGTCGGAAAAACGACGTTAATGAAAAGCATTATGGGGCTGCTGAAAGCACGACATGGAACAGTAGCTTATAACGGCGTTGATCTGACGAAGCGTGCACCGGGCAGAAGGGCGAAGAGAGGCATGGGATATGTGCCACAGGGCAGAGAGATTTTCGGACAGCTCACCGTATACGAAAATATTCTCATCGGCTTGGAGGCTGCACCGCGGGAGAGGCGGGGGCGCGGACAGGCGAATATGATCCCGCCCGATGCCATTGCGAAATTTCCGGTGCTGCCGGAAATGTATGCGCGGCGCGGCGGTGATCTCAGCGGCGGGCAGCAGCAGCAGCTCGCTTTCGCCAGAGCGCTCGCTTCGCAGCCGTCGCTGCTGCTGCTCGATGAGCCTTGCGAGGGGATTCAGCCCTCCATTGTGGATGATATCCGCGAGGTCATTCGTTCCATTAAGGCGGACGGCCAGACGGCGATTTTGCTCATTGAACAAAGCCTCGACTTTGTAAAAAGCGTGGGCGATTATTTTTATATATTAGAAAAGGGCGCTATCGCATGGGAAGGAACACTCGCGCAGCTGAGCGACGACGTAATCAAGAAGTATTTGACAGTTTAA
- the urtC gene encoding urea ABC transporter permease subunit UrtC, protein MEQRRLSPQRLWILAGYAAAAAALFSAPMFLSDFRLNLLAKFLAFAIVALGLDLIWGYTGILSLGHGIFFGIGAYAMAMYLKLEASVGKLPDFMGWSGLKELPLFWQPFSSFGFAVAMGIIMPALLALFLGFFTFRNRIRGVYFTILTQALVIITTTLLVGQQAFTGGTNGVTGFGKILGASLASPDTKRVLYFVTVLVLIAVFVACRYVVGSRFGKVLRAIRDGENRVRFIGYNPAMYQMAIFTLSAAFAGIAGMLFVLHVGIISPSMMGIVPSIEMVLWVAIGGRGTLIGAALGAVLLNWAKSEFSTSYPEGWTYFLGAMFVIVVVFLPNGLTGLLGKIKLGKKRRVTKNEPTIEYPAV, encoded by the coding sequence ATGGAACAGCGAAGGTTATCACCCCAGCGTTTGTGGATTTTGGCAGGTTATGCGGCTGCGGCCGCGGCGTTGTTCTCGGCGCCGATGTTTTTAAGTGACTTTCGCCTCAATCTGCTCGCAAAATTTCTTGCTTTTGCTATTGTGGCGTTAGGACTGGACTTGATTTGGGGTTATACAGGCATTCTCAGCCTCGGGCATGGCATCTTTTTTGGAATTGGCGCGTATGCGATGGCGATGTACTTGAAGCTGGAGGCAAGCGTCGGGAAGCTGCCGGATTTTATGGGCTGGAGCGGGCTTAAGGAGCTGCCGCTGTTCTGGCAGCCGTTCAGCAGCTTTGGCTTTGCGGTAGCGATGGGCATAATAATGCCCGCGCTCCTCGCGCTATTTCTCGGCTTTTTCACTTTCCGCAATCGAATTCGTGGCGTTTATTTCACGATTTTGACGCAGGCGTTGGTTATTATTACGACGACGCTGCTCGTCGGGCAGCAGGCTTTTACGGGCGGAACGAATGGCGTGACGGGATTTGGCAAAATATTGGGCGCTTCGCTCGCCTCCCCGGATACGAAGCGGGTTTTATATTTTGTTACGGTGCTGGTGCTGATCGCTGTTTTTGTAGCTTGCCGCTACGTTGTCGGCAGCCGCTTCGGCAAGGTGCTTCGCGCCATTCGCGATGGGGAAAACCGCGTGCGCTTCATCGGTTATAATCCTGCGATGTACCAAATGGCTATTTTCACTTTATCTGCCGCATTTGCGGGTATTGCGGGCATGCTGTTTGTGCTCCATGTTGGCATTATTTCGCCTTCCATGATGGGCATTGTGCCCTCTATTGAAATGGTGCTGTGGGTAGCCATTGGCGGGCGCGGCACCTTAATTGGGGCGGCGCTGGGCGCTGTATTGCTCAATTGGGCAAAAAGCGAATTCAGCACCTCTTACCCCGAAGGCTGGACTTATTTTCTCGGTGCGATGTTTGTCATCGTTGTTGTATTCCTGCCGAATGGCTTAACGGGACTGCTTGGCAAAATCAAGCTCGGCAAAAAGCGGAGGGTGACGAAAAATGAGCCAACCATTGAGTATCCTGCAGTGTAA
- the urtA gene encoding urea ABC transporter substrate-binding protein, producing MKNRNVIQAGMILLLISLVVSACGGNKETASTTPSETAGGSSGTAAAEGIKVGILHSLSGTMAISEVSVRDAELMAIEEINAAGGVLGQQIIPVVEDGASDWPTFAEKARKLISEDKVATVFGGWTSSSRKAMKPVFEELNGLLWYPVQYEGLEASPNIFYTGATTNQQIVPAVDWLLENRGKKMYLLGSDYVFPRTANLIIKEQLKAKGGELVGEEYTPLGHTDYSTIISKIKEAKPDIVFNTLNGDSNVAFFKQLKDAGISAKDLTTLSVSVAEEEIRGIGVDVLEGHLAAWNYYQTTDTPANTAFVANYKKKFGEDRVTADPIEAGYTAVYLWKAAVEKAGSTDVAKVKEAAKELEWDAPEGKVRIDGETQHIYKTVRIGEVQADGQFKELWNSGEAVKPDPYLKSYEWAASIQPSE from the coding sequence ATGAAAAACAGAAATGTAATTCAAGCGGGAATGATCTTATTGCTTATTAGCCTTGTAGTGTCGGCATGCGGGGGAAACAAAGAGACAGCCTCAACCACACCTTCGGAAACCGCGGGGGGAAGTAGCGGAACTGCGGCGGCAGAAGGCATTAAAGTAGGGATTTTGCACTCGCTCAGCGGTACGATGGCGATTAGTGAAGTGTCCGTAAGAGATGCAGAGCTGATGGCCATTGAAGAAATTAATGCAGCAGGCGGCGTGCTGGGCCAGCAAATTATTCCGGTCGTTGAAGATGGAGCATCGGATTGGCCGACCTTTGCCGAGAAAGCGCGCAAGCTGATTTCCGAAGATAAGGTGGCGACGGTGTTCGGGGGTTGGACCTCCTCAAGCCGCAAGGCGATGAAGCCGGTATTTGAAGAATTGAATGGCCTGCTCTGGTATCCGGTGCAATATGAGGGGTTGGAGGCATCGCCGAACATTTTCTACACGGGAGCGACGACGAACCAGCAGATTGTGCCAGCTGTTGACTGGCTGCTCGAAAATCGCGGCAAAAAAATGTATTTGCTCGGATCAGATTATGTATTTCCACGCACGGCTAATCTAATTATTAAAGAACAGCTCAAGGCTAAGGGCGGAGAACTGGTTGGTGAGGAATACACGCCGCTAGGACATACGGATTACAGCACCATTATTAGCAAAATCAAAGAAGCAAAGCCGGACATCGTATTTAACACGCTGAACGGTGACAGCAACGTTGCTTTCTTCAAGCAGCTGAAGGATGCAGGCATTTCCGCCAAGGATTTGACGACATTGTCAGTATCGGTAGCGGAGGAGGAGATCCGCGGCATTGGCGTAGATGTGCTGGAAGGGCATTTGGCGGCGTGGAACTATTATCAGACGACGGATACCCCAGCCAATACGGCTTTTGTAGCGAATTATAAGAAGAAATTTGGCGAGGATCGAGTGACGGCTGACCCGATTGAAGCTGGATACACGGCAGTGTACTTATGGAAAGCAGCCGTAGAGAAGGCGGGTTCTACTGATGTTGCCAAAGTAAAGGAAGCTGCGAAGGAGCTGGAGTGGGATGCGCCAGAAGGCAAGGTGCGCATTGACGGCGAGACGCAGCATATTTACAAAACTGTAAGGATCGGCGAGGTTCAAGCAGACGGACAGTTTAAAGAGCTGTGGAATTCCGGTGAAGCAGTGAAGCCAGACCCCTATCTGAAAAGCTATGAATGGGCTGCAAGCATACAGCCATCTGAGTAG
- a CDS encoding TetR/AcrR family transcriptional regulator, translated as MKTKQSNREIALYTAQQLFLSKGYLVTSMDDIVAASKVSKTNIYYYFKSKEELLSAIIERMISQYESLFQHIGRQTDVPVLTRLDKLVQLLTEQDARCLGGCPFLTLYTQAPLENGPFREQFRRFFQSQLSFIEQLLHEGIARQELKSDLPVEPTAALMLSTIEGALFLQHASQNPNTVQHAFHALAALLK; from the coding sequence ATGAAAACAAAACAATCCAACCGCGAGATCGCCTTGTATACGGCCCAACAGTTATTTTTGAGCAAAGGTTATTTGGTTACGAGCATGGATGACATCGTTGCCGCCAGCAAAGTGTCCAAAACGAATATCTATTATTATTTCAAAAGCAAAGAAGAGCTGCTATCCGCCATTATTGAACGGATGATCAGCCAATATGAAAGCTTATTCCAGCACATTGGCAGGCAGACTGACGTCCCTGTACTTACGCGTCTGGATAAATTAGTCCAGCTTTTGACCGAGCAGGATGCACGCTGCCTTGGCGGCTGCCCATTTCTGACCCTCTATACGCAGGCGCCGCTGGAGAACGGACCATTCCGCGAGCAGTTTCGCCGTTTTTTCCAAAGCCAGCTTTCCTTTATTGAGCAATTGCTGCATGAAGGCATAGCGCGCCAAGAGCTCAAGTCCGACCTGCCAGTCGAACCAACCGCCGCGCTCATGCTGTCTACGATTGAGGGAGCGTTATTTTTGCAGCATGCCAGCCAGAATCCAAATACCGTTCAACATGCGTTTCATGCTTTAGCAGCCTTGCTAAAGTAA
- the urtB gene encoding urea ABC transporter permease subunit UrtB, whose amino-acid sequence MDVFILQLFNGISVSSILLLIALGLAITFGLMKVINMAHGELIMIGAYSTYLTQNLFHAYMPGSWFNWYFVLSIPASFLIAFLFGLLLEVSLIRHLYGRPLDSLLATWGVGLVLQQLARSIFGAPNVAVTSPSWLNGGMRILNDVVLPYKRLFIVGLVAACLIAMYFYIYRSLEGRRMRAVMQNRDMAACLGVSTRRVDAMTFAIGSGIAGVAGCALTLMGPIGPSLGTYYIVDAFMVVVLGGVGKLVGTVLGAFGIGVFNTMFEYWTNASLGKVLVFLCIVAFLQWRPSGFVAMRTRSLD is encoded by the coding sequence ATGGACGTATTTATTTTGCAGCTGTTCAATGGCATTAGTGTTAGCTCGATTTTGCTGCTTATCGCACTGGGGCTGGCCATTACGTTCGGCTTAATGAAGGTCATTAATATGGCCCATGGCGAGCTGATTATGATTGGCGCTTATTCCACCTATTTGACGCAAAACCTGTTTCACGCCTATATGCCGGGCTCCTGGTTCAACTGGTATTTTGTTTTATCGATTCCGGCGAGCTTCCTGATTGCATTCTTGTTTGGCCTTTTGCTGGAAGTCAGCCTGATTCGCCATCTGTATGGCAGGCCGCTTGACAGCTTGCTGGCAACCTGGGGCGTTGGCCTTGTGCTTCAGCAGCTTGCACGATCCATATTTGGCGCTCCCAATGTGGCGGTGACCAGCCCTTCATGGCTGAATGGCGGCATGCGCATATTGAACGATGTCGTGCTTCCTTACAAAAGGCTGTTCATTGTCGGCTTGGTCGCGGCCTGTCTGATCGCCATGTACTTCTATATTTACCGCAGCCTTGAGGGGCGGCGCATGCGTGCCGTTATGCAAAATCGCGATATGGCGGCGTGCCTTGGCGTATCGACCCGCCGCGTAGATGCAATGACCTTTGCGATTGGCTCGGGTATCGCAGGAGTTGCGGGCTGTGCCTTAACGCTGATGGGGCCAATTGGCCCTTCTCTGGGCACCTATTATATTGTTGATGCGTTCATGGTCGTCGTGCTTGGCGGTGTCGGCAAGCTGGTTGGTACGGTGCTTGGCGCATTCGGGATCGGCGTGTTTAATACGATGTTTGAATATTGGACGAATGCTTCACTCGGCAAGGTACTGGTGTTCCTATGCATAGTGGCGTTCCTGCAATGGCGTCCTTCCGGATTTGTGGCAATGCGTACACGCTCGCTTGATTAA